A single region of the Maylandia zebra isolate NMK-2024a linkage group LG17, Mzebra_GT3a, whole genome shotgun sequence genome encodes:
- the btg1 gene encoding protein BTG1, whose protein sequence is MHTLCARGTMKPEINAAVGFLSRFLRVKGHVNDRQVQTFSQSLQDILAEQYKHHWFPDRPCKGSGYRCIRINHKMDPLVWQAGQRIGLTIQQLYLLLPSELTLWVDPFEVSYRIGEDGSICVLYESQPGPGGMPATATTSSPSGNSGAVNPMVDSHISCKEELMVLGRTSPSKGYNMMTVSS, encoded by the exons ATGCATACCCTTTGTGCCCGGGGAACGATGAAACCAGAGATTAACGCCGCCGTCGGATTTCTGTCGAGATTTCTGAGGGTAAAAGGACACGTAAACGATCGACAGGTCCAAACGTTCAGCCAAAGCTTACAGGACATTTTGGCAG AGCAATATAAGCACCACTGGTTTCCAGACAGGCCCTGCAAGGGCTCAGGTTACCGCTGCATTCGCATCAACCACAAGATGGACCCCCTGGTGTGGCAGGCAGGCCAGCGCATCGGTCTGACCATCCAGCAACTCTACCTGCTGCTGCCCAGTGAGCTCACGCTCTGGGTGGACCCCTTCGAGGTTTCCTACCGCATTGGCGAAGATGGATCCATCTGCGTCCTGTATGAGTCGCAGCCTGGCCCGGGAGGAATGCCAGCGACAGCCACCACCAGCTCCCCCTCAGGAAACAGTGGGGCAGTGAACCCTATGGTGGACAGTCACATCAGCTGCAAGGAGGAACTGATGGTGCTGGGAAGAACCAGTCCCTCCAAAGGCTACAATATGATGACTGTGTCTAGTTAA